The segment taaatatactgcattaattgatcaacaattttatcaacctgaaatattgaataatttgattgtcaataaaataattaataaattgatgtattatttgtaattatatcTTACCCGAAagcctttttctttttctgattttatctcattgtcaaatatttttagcGTTTGACTAAATCCcctgaataataaatattctttcaCCAATTCGTCAACATACTGAACAtgtgacattttatttttttgacagtgtaagattattttttgtgtttacaattaaaataaaaacaaataaaacttgaCAGTAGTTTGACAGTGCGTTTTGATAACAatgttttcataataattataataattgtaaataaaggAAAATTATAGTTCGTTTACTTACCACAAGGCGCTCAATTCGttagaaaaattgattatatattttatgcaattttatgtagaaatatattaattagaattttaaaattttcaccgtaataattaattagtataCTGCTAATTTTACTCTAAAATGTagctcattaattttaaaatatttaaaacaacagtatcaagataaataaaaataatttaaatttttttccataaaaataaaaacacagtaattttaaaattttaaacttcaagtttattttaatgaattgtCTAATTAGACATTTTACgcataattttgttatttaaaataaaacaatacaaataatttacaaattgtcttaggtttctttttttttttttctattattttgtttgacaTAAAGatttcaatgattatttttagtgtttttcaatatttcacTATTCCTTGTAAATATGTTTAATTATCTACCTAAACTTGTCACCACATTatgtggaaaaataaaaataaagtttaagtcacgattaaaaaaaaaaaaaacgattaaaaaaaaatttacattcacataaacattttatattttattttgtagctctttgattgatatttttttttaaatatttttttttttttgttttaaatatatatatatttgttttttaattttttttaaattttccgaTTTTTCTATCATGCTTTAAGTATTTTTGCATAGTAATAGAACAATTTGGTGTTCAATATAATCaccaaaatttattgtaaaaataataaatgatcgTATATCGATGGCATTGAAATTCtacaccatttttttttgtcggttAATTAACTAATCTGTCTAAATTTTCGCCAGCCAACAATCGACCTGTATATAatctatttgtttaattttttttcttcacattgtaattaattttttttttgtgctatatttacaaataatgtGTCGGTCGGCTTTGAGGTATTAGTTAAAGCTGTTATCTCTGAATTTaaaatctattatttatttattttatttttcttcatcaatttgtggtgatttataaatttattattttatattatttttaatattcatcgTTTTTGGGCAGCTACTGCAGCAACTAACGCAGCACCACGTCCACTACCATCTTCAGATAGCATTAAATCAAActgtaattacaaaaaaaaaaaaaagtcattaacaaatttattttttaaaaattacaaataatttataatttattaaaatatataccttgTACTTTTGAAGTTGGCTTATTTTTTCAGTCATCAAATCATGAAAATGTGGATGAAATCTGTAGACTGATCCATCAATTCCAACAGTAACATTTTCTTCACCAATTCTCTCAAGAAGACAAGCGATACCAGCACTTGCAAGATGAGCTGCTCTTCGTGATACAACTGAACAAACGTATCTAACATTTTCACAATCTTGATCACTTGCATTTTGAATACCAAGCTCTGATAAAACCTCACgacaatttgtatattttcccTTTAGATCACTGaaaaaggtttttttattttttaattgtacttGATGATTCTTCGTCTAttgattgacatttttttttttttttttttgtaattaagtTTATTTACTTACGCTTCAATTTCCGAAACGTATTTGGTAAAAAAGTTTCCACGTTTCTTGATGTCATTTGGACATTTTCCATTGAAGAGATGTCCATTATCAACAAGTTTTTCTAATACAAGCCTTGTTAATTCACCCATATACATTCCAgatatcattttttcaaataattgtttttgtggatttattgaattgttatCAATTGCACGATCATATTCAGTAACAACAAAATCAAGAGTACCAGATTCACCAAATGCACCCCATTCTGTATTAATAAGCATATTTGGTTTATCTGGCTGATAATTACCTTCTATTTTACACTCGACattttgagttttttcaaCATAACAAGCATTACTTCCAGTGcctgtaaaaaaaacatcattatatattttaaattttattttttgtatcatcATTTAACTCACCAACAATAAGACCGATTCTACAGCCTCGATTTTTCCAAGCACAAGACATTAAAGTACCAGttgtatcatttaaaattgcacatacatcaattttaacatcctaaatagaaaaaagaagagaaataaatttatgacataattggcaataataaattaacttacaTTTCTTTTGGCAATAGCAGCTTCTAATAATCCAACAACATcttcatcaacaacaccacTGCAACTAAAGCCTTTTGTCCATCGTACAAGTGTACCTTTTGTTAGACCATATTGTGTAAGTGGAAAACTAAATGTAAAACCAAGTGGTAATACTTGATTTTCAAGTTTAAGATCTTTTACAAATAGTGCTAAACACTGTGCAATATGATCAAATAATTGAGTTCCTGAACCAAGCATTAAACTTTGTGGTATTgcataaattttacttttcataTCAAAACTCATGCCATTAAGTGTTATCAAAAGTACTCGAAAATTTGTTCCACCAAGATCAAGAGCAAGAAAATTTCCACTttctaaaatcaaataaaattatcattataatgttgatattaataaattaaaaattatattcaaaattaaattaaaattaacctGTTCCATTTGGTAAATCTTGAACATAAGTTGTGAAACATTTGACAATGGATTCATCATGAGTTTCTTTTGATAGACCACGTTTAATTTCATTACTAAGTCTTGTCATAACCAACTTGAGTTGTTCATTTGATAACACAAGGTCTTTGCAAGCATCTTTAatctgaaataattaaattttatcaaattttattgcaatatataatttacaacaattgtcggtacatttattattaaataacaaatgaatttaGTGATTAAGATAAATGATGTTGgtgtttaaagaaaaataaaatattacagtTGTAAAAATGTCAAGAATTTATAAGTCattagtaataaattttcCGGGTATTAGTAAAAGCTAAATCCTCAAAAGATATGAGACctcattaaatgaattaacaacTTGTGATAATGACGAAATTGCATCTAATAAATTACAACAGTTTGTagccatttatttattatttaaaataaaaataataataaatactgtaattaataatttctataattagaatttaaattttataatatttcatcatcGTTATGGTCAACGtgaccaccacctccaccacgatattgtaaaataatatcttattttaaaaatagaaatttttttttgttaaactttaaataaaattatatttttttaaaatatttattatttatttaatactagatacttgatattattaatttcatcatatttaaacaataaatttttaatgatatttattttgctCTTGAATTTACTACTCGTAATATTGCAtcatatcgaaatttttaaattttaaattttttttcgaaattatgAAATCTCAATTTCATAAGAGAAAAATatcctagaaaaaaaaaagcttcatcTACTTTTGATATACTGAGTGTTAATGTCAACTTTGTTTAAACGAAAAttacttaaaataaattaaatagttcAAAGAAACAtgacacaaaaataataatttaaaaaataaatattaaattttagttaatattagaataaagataaaaaatttgttgaaattagataataaaaaaaatgaaatgacattcaatatttaaattcaacaaatataatttatctctgtatttttttttttaaataaatcattatcagtattattatcataaatcaTATATTATGATTCACAACAATGTCTAgagcattattatttaaaaaaatataattaatttaaataatttcaagataataaataacgCTCAAGTTCTTTGAcctttgaatatatattttttctatgaaataaatattaataatattattatgttatgtTGCAATatgatgattaaattattatgtaaatatatcTTCCGGCATACTCCAAATgataatcgattttattttggAGAAATGACGTCACAGACACACCCGATGTCAGCAACCAACCAAATCTCCCATGAATGAATATGCCCCTTGTATTTCATCACTCTGAtgaaatcatatatatatgccATTGCAATCTCTATATAAAAGATAGCATGAGACACAGCACGTAACCACTATGTAAAAGGGATAAATTTGGCTTCAAGTGCGCGTGTCTCACACGTGGAAATTCCAAACGtcaagccaaaaaaaaaaatgaaaaaaaaaagatggccTGATGAAATAAAACACACATTCTCTCTGAACAATcataaactaataattattaataataataataatttataaatattaaaagcaaATACTTtctctaaaataaaatttgttttttttaaatgttaaagtCAACTCTAATgggtttaaattttatgatgaaagttatctctaaaatttttttatttttctagataatagaaaaaaaaaatttcgacagTTTTGATGTGTGATATTAGGGTatattgatatgaaaaaaaaataaatcattatgataaaaatgatccagtttagaaagttggaaaaaaataaataaaaaaaaaaaaaaaatgattgttagACTTAAATAGATGTTATGTTAGagttttttacgttttttttttaaattttttttttgaatcaacaTATTGATCTTT is part of the Aphidius gifuensis isolate YNYX2018 linkage group LG1, ASM1490517v1, whole genome shotgun sequence genome and harbors:
- the LOC122860981 gene encoding hexokinase type 2 isoform X1, producing MAEEKWDYLNEKWEHIEESIKDACKDLVLSNEQLKLVMTRLSNEIKRGLSKETHDESIVKCFTTYVQDLPNGTESGNFLALDLGGTNFRVLLITLNGMSFDMKSKIYAIPQSLMLGSGTQLFDHIAQCLALFVKDLKLENQVLPLGFTFSFPLTQYGLTKGTLVRWTKGFSCSGVVDEDVVGLLEAAIAKRNDVKIDVCAILNDTTGTLMSCAWKNRGCRIGLIVGTGSNACYVEKTQNVECKIEGNYQPDKPNMLINTEWGAFGESGTLDFVVTEYDRAIDNNSINPQKQLFEKMISGMYMGELTRLVLEKLVDNGHLFNGKCPNDIKKRGNFFTKYVSEIEADLKGKYTNCREVLSELGIQNASDQDCENVRYVCSVVSRRAAHLASAGIACLLERIGEENVTVGIDGSVYRFHPHFHDLMTEKISQLQKYKFDLMLSEDGSGRGAALVAAVAAQKR
- the LOC122860981 gene encoding hexokinase type 2 isoform X2, whose amino-acid sequence is MKTVPPNTDKLVKPEIKDACKDLVLSNEQLKLVMTRLSNEIKRGLSKETHDESIVKCFTTYVQDLPNGTESGNFLALDLGGTNFRVLLITLNGMSFDMKSKIYAIPQSLMLGSGTQLFDHIAQCLALFVKDLKLENQVLPLGFTFSFPLTQYGLTKGTLVRWTKGFSCSGVVDEDVVGLLEAAIAKRNDVKIDVCAILNDTTGTLMSCAWKNRGCRIGLIVGTGSNACYVEKTQNVECKIEGNYQPDKPNMLINTEWGAFGESGTLDFVVTEYDRAIDNNSINPQKQLFEKMISGMYMGELTRLVLEKLVDNGHLFNGKCPNDIKKRGNFFTKYVSEIEADLKGKYTNCREVLSELGIQNASDQDCENVRYVCSVVSRRAAHLASAGIACLLERIGEENVTVGIDGSVYRFHPHFHDLMTEKISQLQKYKFDLMLSEDGSGRGAALVAAVAAQKR